A stretch of the Paenibacillus dendritiformis genome encodes the following:
- a CDS encoding FecCD family ABC transporter permease encodes MRLKSYATAIILWSSPLLAVLLILVSVQYGAKNIDTGTIYEAVFHFDPGNVNHQIIMHSRFPRVIGALLIGAFLAISGALMQGMTRNDLASPSIMGVLDGSVFAVTVCMIWLPGSPPLELIVFSFIGSALSIVLVFGMASLLPGGLSPVRLAILGTIIGTFLSSISAALASYFQISQNISFWYNARLHQLDPELIKMAIPFAVVGIALAVGLSRSISVLSLGEEVAVGLGQKTAWIKFGATFSVVLLTGIAAAIAGKIGFVGLIIPHIVRMLVGVDYKWIIPCSGVLGALFLALCDLLSRYVNYPFEMPIGVITSLLGVPFFLYLVRTRGGAKHE; translated from the coding sequence ATGCGGCTAAAATCATACGCAACAGCGATCATCCTGTGGAGCTCGCCTCTGCTTGCCGTGCTGCTCATCCTAGTTTCGGTTCAATACGGGGCCAAAAACATCGATACCGGCACGATTTATGAAGCGGTGTTTCACTTTGATCCGGGAAACGTGAATCATCAAATCATTATGCACTCCCGGTTCCCGCGGGTGATCGGGGCTTTGCTTATCGGCGCGTTCCTGGCCATCTCGGGCGCGCTGATGCAGGGGATGACAAGAAACGATCTTGCATCCCCTTCGATTATGGGGGTGCTGGACGGCTCCGTATTTGCCGTGACGGTATGCATGATTTGGCTGCCGGGCTCCCCGCCGTTGGAATTGATCGTTTTTTCGTTCATCGGCTCGGCACTCAGCATCGTTCTTGTATTCGGCATGGCGTCGCTGCTGCCCGGCGGATTGTCACCGGTGAGGCTGGCCATCTTGGGCACGATTATCGGTACGTTTCTGAGCAGTATTTCGGCAGCGCTGGCATCCTATTTTCAGATCTCGCAAAATATCAGCTTCTGGTACAACGCCCGGCTTCATCAGCTGGATCCGGAGCTGATCAAGATGGCGATCCCGTTCGCGGTTGTCGGCATCGCGTTGGCGGTCGGACTGTCCCGATCGATATCGGTTCTGTCTCTGGGCGAAGAGGTAGCGGTCGGGCTTGGCCAAAAAACGGCATGGATCAAATTCGGCGCGACCTTCAGCGTCGTCCTGTTGACCGGGATAGCGGCCGCGATCGCCGGCAAAATCGGGTTCGTCGGTCTCATTATTCCGCATATTGTCCGGATGCTTGTCGGGGTCGATTATAAATGGATCATCCCGTGCTCGGGGGTGCTTGGAGCGTTGTTCCTGGCGCTCTGCGACCTGCTCAGCCGGTACGTGAATTATCCGTTCGAGATGCCGATAGGCGTCATCACCTCGCTGCTTGGCGTTCCGTTCTTCCTCTATCTTGTGCGGACGAGAGGAGGCGCGAAGCATGAATAA
- a CDS encoding ABC transporter substrate-binding protein — MNKKVGVLLLSLAMMFSVAACGTKDTPAASAPQQQETQAENASAANTDNTASETRTITYLGQEYTVPVQPAKLVITGSVESLEDALVLDVHPAGAMTTGGEFAPMFAKITDQSEPIGEKAQPNLEAILKLKPDVILASTKFPAEAIEKLGKIAVTIPVSHIATDWQDNLNLLAELSGKQEQAKQALQNYNDEAQALKEQIGPVLKDKNVLILRLRAGSLFIYPEDVFFNPSVYADLGASVPEEVKKAEAQQMVTIEQLSQMNPDYLFVQFAEAENKDNPKALEELQKNPIWNSINAVKNDNLFVNLVDPTAQGGTAYSKIAFLEALKNSKLVQAK; from the coding sequence ATGAATAAAAAAGTAGGGGTTCTACTATTATCTTTAGCTATGATGTTCAGTGTCGCGGCATGCGGAACGAAGGATACGCCCGCTGCATCGGCTCCGCAACAGCAGGAGACACAGGCGGAGAACGCTTCGGCTGCAAATACAGACAATACGGCCAGCGAGACAAGAACGATTACATATCTTGGACAGGAGTATACCGTCCCTGTGCAGCCGGCCAAGCTGGTCATTACCGGCTCGGTGGAATCGCTCGAAGACGCGCTTGTCCTGGACGTGCATCCGGCAGGGGCGATGACGACCGGCGGCGAGTTCGCGCCGATGTTCGCCAAGATTACGGACCAGTCGGAACCGATTGGAGAGAAAGCCCAGCCGAATCTGGAAGCGATTTTGAAGCTGAAGCCGGACGTGATTCTGGCAAGCACCAAGTTCCCTGCGGAGGCCATTGAGAAGCTGGGCAAGATTGCCGTCACCATCCCTGTCTCCCATATCGCGACCGACTGGCAGGACAATCTGAATCTGCTGGCCGAGCTGTCCGGCAAGCAGGAGCAGGCGAAGCAGGCCTTGCAGAACTACAATGACGAGGCCCAAGCCTTGAAAGAGCAAATCGGCCCCGTTCTCAAGGACAAAAATGTGCTGATTCTCCGGCTGCGCGCAGGCAGTTTGTTCATTTATCCGGAAGACGTGTTCTTCAACCCTTCCGTCTATGCCGATCTGGGAGCTTCCGTTCCGGAGGAAGTGAAGAAGGCGGAGGCGCAGCAGATGGTTACGATCGAGCAGTTGTCTCAGATGAACCCGGACTATCTGTTCGTCCAGTTCGCGGAAGCGGAGAACAAGGATAATCCGAAGGCGTTGGAGGAACTGCAGAAAAATCCGATCTGGAACAGCATCAATGCCGTGAAGAACGACAATTTGTTCGTCAATCTGGTCGATCCGACCGCTCAAGGGGGGACCGCTTACAGCAAAATCGCCTTCCTGGAAGCCCTAAAAAACAGCAAGCTCGTTCAAGCCAAGTGA
- a CDS encoding ABC transporter substrate-binding protein: MNFSRKFKQQIGVAPTVYMKKRRRKIVAYTPGVAGHMLALGQTPYAAPLHPKWTAHYYEKYRYDIPHHLSAYRYNKDWRTNIEALCAAKPELIICDSEYLQPEEKRCLESVAEVKYISGREHNWREQFSLIAGYIGAEPEAESWLSAYEQKAAAARERLQELLSGEAFFMMCIHKDCCYPCTCRGMNEMLYQELQLNRAPYSGGNAGRQAVSLEELARLEPDRILLNVCQEQESLQTWQAVQTSRLWSDLKAARRNHVYLISSDPWREYSAYACERMIDDLMKQLAHELGTEK; encoded by the coding sequence TTGAATTTCAGCCGCAAGTTCAAGCAGCAAATCGGCGTCGCCCCGACCGTCTATATGAAAAAACGGCGGCGCAAAATCGTTGCCTATACGCCGGGGGTTGCCGGCCATATGCTTGCACTCGGGCAAACTCCGTACGCCGCGCCGCTTCATCCGAAATGGACGGCTCATTATTATGAGAAATATCGCTATGATATCCCGCATCATCTGAGCGCCTATCGCTACAATAAGGATTGGAGAACCAACATCGAGGCGTTATGCGCCGCCAAGCCGGAGCTCATCATTTGCGACTCGGAATATTTGCAGCCGGAAGAGAAGCGCTGTCTGGAAAGCGTGGCCGAGGTGAAATATATTTCCGGCCGGGAGCACAACTGGCGGGAGCAATTCAGCCTGATCGCCGGGTACATCGGTGCTGAGCCGGAGGCGGAAAGCTGGTTGTCCGCTTACGAGCAGAAGGCGGCTGCCGCCAGGGAGCGTCTGCAGGAGCTGCTGTCCGGCGAGGCGTTTTTTATGATGTGCATTCACAAAGATTGCTGTTATCCTTGCACCTGCCGCGGAATGAATGAAATGCTGTACCAGGAGCTGCAGTTGAACAGAGCGCCGTATTCGGGCGGGAATGCAGGCAGACAGGCGGTCAGTCTGGAAGAACTGGCGCGTCTGGAGCCCGATCGCATCTTGCTGAACGTATGCCAGGAGCAGGAATCGCTGCAGACATGGCAAGCTGTCCAGACTTCACGCTTATGGTCCGATCTGAAGGCCGCGCGGCGCAATCATGTCTATCTTATTTCTTCCGATCCGTGGCGGGAATACTCGGCATATGCTTGCGAGCGGATGATCGACGATCTGATGAAGCAGCTTGCGCACGAGCTTGGGACGGAGAAATAG
- a CDS encoding helix-turn-helix domain-containing protein: MTQAKLARHSGYSPQRISNWANNREPMPFEAAVLFAFILDCHAEDMYEWIF; this comes from the coding sequence ATGACTCAAGCAAAGCTAGCCAGACACTCCGGTTATTCGCCTCAACGGATCAGTAACTGGGCGAACAACCGGGAGCCAATGCCATTCGAAGCGGCTGTCCTGTTTGCATTTATCCTCGACTGCCACGCCGAGGATATGTATGAGTGGATATTCTAA
- a CDS encoding LytTR family transcriptional regulator DNA-binding domain-containing protein translates to MIRLTVTLDPFGDTGLKMIEVGRVYFLHYDKLTNRIIVHTAKREHYMPGTLKFWVNALNSSGFVFMIVDRNNAVNVQNITFIDKKNYYAYFDGAPRSKSKKCTMSQQLCRQLIKMYPEIPYITI, encoded by the coding sequence ATGATCAGATTAACAGTGACTTTAGATCCGTTTGGGGATACCGGACTTAAAATGATAGAAGTCGGACGAGTTTATTTTTTGCATTACGACAAGTTGACCAATCGTATCATTGTCCATACGGCAAAAAGAGAACACTATATGCCTGGAACATTGAAATTTTGGGTCAATGCTTTGAACTCAAGCGGGTTTGTTTTTATGATCGTCGACCGAAACAATGCCGTTAATGTACAAAATATAACATTTATCGACAAAAAAAATTATTATGCTTACTTCGACGGAGCGCCAAGGTCGAAATCAAAGAAATGCACGATGTCACAACAATTGTGCCGGCAACTTATCAAAATGTACCCAGAAATCCCATATATCACAATTTAA
- a CDS encoding helix-turn-helix domain-containing protein — protein sequence MKRIRSNLKVLADSRGIGIRQIARDIDYRYETVRQMYNDESKQFPRDLLDKLCTYFDCDINELLLVDKKEPWE from the coding sequence ATGAAACGGATCCGATCTAATTTAAAGGTGCTGGCAGACAGTAGGGGTATAGGCATCCGCCAAATCGCGAGAGACATAGATTACCGATATGAGACGGTACGGCAAATGTATAATGATGAGTCCAAGCAGTTTCCACGCGATCTGTTGGACAAGTTGTGTACGTATTTTGATTGCGACATAAACGAGTTGTTATTGGTAGACAAAAAGGAGCCCTGGGAGTAG
- a CDS encoding N-acetylmuramoyl-L-alanine amidase: MSMYNYIVDHIPRNTPYDRRPGNKMDATTLTIHNTGNPSSTARNERGWLTNPSNKRTASYHIVVDEHEAIEVLPLNENAWHAGDGNGNGNRKSIGIEICESGNYGKTLQNAAALVARMLYERGWGVDRLRRHFDWSGKICPRLMYSGGKWTAWERFKLMVQKELNAMDKPKQPDKSADGVTITVDGRELDEAGILIGNTAYVPVRAVLEAAGAKVKWDGKGKKVNITSS; the protein is encoded by the coding sequence ATGAGCATGTATAACTATATCGTTGATCACATTCCGCGTAACACGCCGTATGATCGGCGTCCTGGGAACAAGATGGACGCGACAACGCTGACAATTCATAACACAGGAAATCCGTCGTCTACCGCTCGGAACGAGCGCGGATGGCTCACGAACCCGTCAAACAAGCGGACAGCATCATATCACATTGTTGTGGATGAACACGAAGCAATCGAAGTCCTGCCGCTAAACGAAAATGCATGGCACGCAGGTGATGGTAACGGCAATGGCAATCGGAAGTCTATCGGCATTGAAATCTGTGAGTCCGGTAACTACGGTAAGACTCTTCAAAACGCGGCTGCACTCGTAGCACGTATGCTATATGAGCGTGGATGGGGCGTAGATCGCCTGAGACGGCACTTTGATTGGTCGGGTAAGATTTGTCCTAGATTGATGTACAGCGGAGGTAAATGGACAGCCTGGGAGCGGTTTAAACTTATGGTACAAAAGGAGTTGAACGCAATGGATAAACCGAAGCAGCCTGATAAATCGGCCGACGGCGTGACAATCACTGTCGACGGTCGCGAGTTGGACGAGGCTGGGATTCTAATCGGAAATACCGCCTATGTTCCGGTTCGGGCGGTGCTTGAGGCAGCCGGCGCCAAAGTGAAATGGGATGGAAAGGGAAAAAAGGTCAACATAACTTCATCGTGA
- a CDS encoding phage holin family protein has protein sequence MEKVVMALSQIVGDYAPKQLAAGGAAGMFGVLVALYGDWTSLLTILLIVVAIDYVTGVMAAGAEGKLKSSIGMIGIARKIFIFMVVAVAHQVDTVLGDQHMLRDAAIFFYMANELLSIIENGGRLGVPMPKVFIKAVEVLKAKGGEEKDEHV, from the coding sequence ATGGAAAAAGTAGTTATGGCATTGAGTCAAATTGTAGGAGACTACGCGCCGAAGCAACTAGCGGCTGGTGGAGCGGCTGGGATGTTTGGTGTTCTCGTCGCGCTGTATGGAGATTGGACGTCATTGCTAACGATATTACTCATTGTTGTGGCTATTGATTACGTGACGGGTGTCATGGCTGCTGGGGCCGAAGGCAAGTTGAAAAGCAGCATCGGCATGATCGGCATTGCGCGGAAGATATTTATCTTCATGGTTGTGGCGGTGGCTCACCAGGTGGATACTGTCTTGGGCGATCAACACATGCTTCGTGATGCGGCGATTTTCTTTTATATGGCTAATGAATTGCTATCGATAATCGAAAATGGCGGCCGCTTGGGCGTACCGATGCCGAAAGTCTTTATCAAGGCCGTGGAAGTTCTGAAAGCAAAGGGAGGGGAGGAAAAAGATGAGCATGTATAA